In Mercurialis annua linkage group LG6, ddMerAnnu1.2, whole genome shotgun sequence, the following are encoded in one genomic region:
- the LOC126653560 gene encoding xyloglucan endotransglucosylase/hydrolase 2-like, giving the protein MGCSCKNGVSMAVLVMGMFMVGSVAGNFFQDFDLTWGDKRAKIFNGGQLLSLSLDKVSGSGFQSKKEYLFGRIDMQLKLVAGNSAGTVTAYYLSSQGATHDEIDFEFLGNVTGDPYILHTNVFTQGQGNREQQFYLWFDPTKNFHTYSIIWKPQHIIFLVDNTPIRVFRNGESMGVPFPKNQPMRIYSSLWNADDWATRGGLVKTDWAKAPFTAYYRNFNVNPYTSSNSFSDNDLQTNELDAPARRRLRWVQKYFMIYNYCSDLKRFPQGLPVECRH; this is encoded by the exons ATGGGCTGTTCTTGCAAAAATGGAGTATCCATGGCTGTTCTGGTAATGGGCATGTTCATGGTCGGGTCAGTAGCGGGTAATTTCTTCCAAGATTTTGATTTAACATGGGGTGATAAGCGAGCTAAGATATTTAACGGCGGCCAGCTTCTTTCTCTGTCGTTGGATAAGGTTTCCGGGTCGGGTTTTCAGTCCAAGAAAGAGTATTTGTTTGGGAGGATTGATATGCAGCTTAAGCTTGTTGCTGGGAACTCTGCTGGCACTGTCACTGCTTATTAT TTATCATCTCAGGGGGCAACACATGATGAAATTGATTTCGAGTTCTTGGGAAACGTAACCGGTGACCCATACATTTTGCACACAAATGTGTTCACTCAGGGCCAAGGAAACCGAGAACAACAATTCTATCTCTGGTTCGACCCAACCAAAAACTTCCACACTTACTCCATCATCTGGAAGCCCCAACACATCAT ATTCTTGGTGGACAATACACCCATAAGAGTATTCAGAAATGGAGAATCAATGGGTGTTCCATTCCCCAAAAACCAACCAATGAGAATATACTCAAGCCTATGGAATGCTGATGACTGGGCAACAAGAGGAGGATTAGTAAAAACTGACTGGGCCAAAGCACCATTTACAGCTTATTACAGGAACTTCAATGTCAATCCCTATACTTCTTCTAATTCATTCTCAGACAATGATTTACAAACCAATGAGCTTGATGCTCCTGCTCGAAGAAGACTGAGATGGGTTCAAAAATATTTCATGATTTATAATTATTGTAGTGACTTGAAAAGATTCCCTCAAGGTCTTCCTGTCGAATGCAGACATTGA
- the LOC126653441 gene encoding uncharacterized protein LOC126653441 has translation MQTPPTSLPPISLPHTPKTQIKSMAETQGLVSNKRKRSSHPFMGTSTRSKSQIYLHCNRSGRARSDTFSSNQAGFDSKKKTQFRSKKKEILDSAEQDDRSCVFIKDLRIRRVFSLPENDHRLRVDDCKDSELMISDSCNAEDDKNERFHDEAKLDENARNFSREQNSTDDLLVEVSNLNEECVQATPPDAEMVRVDNNMECVMKSDDLQDNSIDKKIGNSSALKSGVNPWSRVRVFKAPGSLSYRRLLPYLMDIVQDQATKLAGSTQNAKFPNIECRQTSVGKTGTVKPYMEAQTCEKVANSSVLICLEKDNSNKSDSPALLVDDNIKSSTLESSSLDGSPQVIGYPDGKKPLDNSLFNTQDANEQSITMTRPDADIFGKVFASQNSDQVLEKPLNGSTHKINGYSGDNRMDSPSKRKWGLYPCSRPKLFKTKSSFNYRRMLPVLMDFAKDFSDNSGNVSCPKLEKCSQENQVSPLSSSQLHETPVETLNDRGLRMKNDTDSCSLEMSSLPCSNHPSSSNEQNLVPCDHNIDSHVSIGSQQEMEAQVTVNLSKSPVDVNDNENMKSSTLESSSPSDSPQVVGYFASTNPSENSPCNAQDANKKSIKMTRPNADIFGKAVVSQNADQVTEKPINGNIHKINDQSGDNGMESSSKRILDMYPCPRSKLFKTRSSFNYRRMLPVLMDIAKDYSGLSGDNRNVSCPKLEKSPQESQVSPSFSSELQEIPEEKLNDKSFHMKHDTDPSSSNEPNPTPSDHNTVSPVSIGSQQETEARTMVNLSENKNSESLELSVSPLPVSGDIREVSSLELSANNFSQELFKLEAFVPLGIPANGLSKSILRRHPRGCRGLCTCLKCASFHLHAERAFEFSKNQMQDAEEIALDLIKELSHVRNMLEKAAPDSNDNLVLCNNQVNEACRKASQAEELAKAHLNQMKYDLSIHCRISDADRPRVTFADNV, from the exons ATGCAAACCCCTCCCACTTCCCTTCCCCCAATCTCTCTTCCCCACACGCCAAAAACTCAAATCAAATCAATGGCAGAAACTCAAGGGCTCGTCTCCAATAAACGGAAGAGATCATCCCATCCTTTCATGGGCACATCCACCCGCAGCAAATCCCAGATCTATCTCCACTGTAACCGCTCTGGCCGCGCTCGTTCTGATACTTTTAGTTCAAACCAAGCTGGGTTTGATTCGAAGAAGAAGACCCAGTTCCGCTCCAAGAAAAAAGAGATTCTTGATTCAGCTGAACAAGATGACCGGTCTTGTGTTTTCATCAAAGATCTTCGCATTAGACGGGTTTTCTCTCTACCTGAAAATGATCATAGGCTTCGCGTTGATGATTGTAAGGATTCGGAACTGATGATATCGGATTCTTGCAATGCTGAAGATGATAAAAATGAGAGATTCCACGATGAGGCGAAATTGGATGAAAATGCGAGAAATTTTAGTCGAGAACAGAACAGTACTGATGATCTCTTGGTGGAGGTTTCCAATTTAAATGAGGAGTGTGTGCAGGCAACACCGCCCGACGCGGAGATGGTTCGTGTGGATAATAATATGGAATGTGTTATGAAGAGTGACGATCTTCAGGATAATAGCATAGATAAGAAAATTGGAAATAGTTCGGCACTTAAATCC GGTGTTAATCCATGGTCTAGAGTTAGAGTGTTCAAAGCTCCGGGTTCACTCAGCTATAGAAGATTGCTTCCGTATTTGATGGATATTGTCCAAGATCAAGCCACTAAACTTGCAG GTTCTACCCAAAATGCTAAATTTCCAAACATTGAGTGCCGGCAAACTTCAGTAGGTAAAACTGGGACAGTGAAGCCTTACATGGAGGCTCAAACTTGTGAAAAAGTTGCCAATTCATCTGTGCTAATCTGTTTAGAAAAGGACAATTCCAATAAATCTGACTCCCCTGCTTTACTGGTTGATGATAACATTAAAAGTTCAACCCTGGAAAGCTCTTCATTGGACGGTAGCCCTCAGGTCATTGGATATCCTGATGGTAAAAAACCATTGGACAACTCTCTTTTCAATACGCAGGATGCCAATGAACAATCTATTACAATGACACGGCCAGATGCCGACATTTTTGGTAAAGTTTTCGCGTCTCAGAATTCTGACCAAGTTCTTGAGAAGCCACTGAATGGAAGTACTCACAAAATCAATGGTTATTCTGGTGACAACAGAATGGACTCGCCTTCTAAAAGAAAATGG GGTTTATATCCATGCTCACGACCcaagctatttaagacaaaaagcTCCTTCAACTATAGAAGAATGCTTCCTGTTCTTATGGATTTTGCTAAAGATTTCTCTG atAATTCCGGAAACGTGAGCTGCCCAAAACTTGAGAAGTGTTCGCAAGAAAACCAGGTCTCACCATTATCCTCATCTCAACTTCATGAAACTCCAGTAGAGACATTAAATGATAGAGGTTTACGTATGAAGAATGATACTGATTCTTGTAGTCTGGAAATGTCATCATTGCCATGTAGCAATCATCCATCGAGTAGTAATGAACAGAATCTAGTACCTTGCGATCACAACATTGATAGTCATGTATCAATTGGTTCACAACAAGAAATGGAAGCACAAGTAACGGTGAACCTGTCAAAATCTCCAGTTGATGTAAATGATAATGAGAATATGAAAAGCTCAACCCTGGAAAGCTCTTCACCGTCTGATAGCCCTCAGGTCGTTGGATATTTTGCAAGCACAAATCCATCAGAAAACTCTCCTTGTAATGCTCAGGATGCAAATAAAAAATCTATCAAAATGACACGGCCAAATGCTGACATTTTTGGTAAAGCTGTTGTGTCTCAGAATGCTGACCAAGTGACCGAGAAGCCAATAAATGGAAATATTCACAAAATCAATGATCAATCTGGTGACAACGGAATGGAGTCCAGTTCTAAAAGAATATTG GATATGTACCCATGCCCACGATCCAAGCTATTTAAGACAAGAAGCTCCTTCAACTATAGAAGAATGCTTCCTGTTCTTATGGACATCGCTAAAGATTACTCCG GTTTATCAGGCGATAACAGAAATGTGAGCTGCCCAAAACTCGAGAAGAGTCCACAAGAAAGCCAAGTCTCACCATCATTTTCGTCCGAACTTCAAGAAATTCCAGAAGAGAAATTAAATGACAAAAGTTTTCATATGAAGCATGATACTGATCCATCGAGTAGCAATGAACCAAATCCAACACCTTCCGATCACAACACTGTTAGTCCAGTATCAATTGGTTCACAACAAGAAACGGAAGCACGAACAATGGTGAACCtatcagaaaataaaaatagcGAGTCACTAGAACTATCTGTTAGTCCTCTACCTGTTTCTGGAGATATTCGTGAAGTATCTTCATTAGAACTATCTGCCAACAACTTTTCTCAGGAGTTGTTCAAGCTTGAAGCCTTTGTTCCTTTAGGAATTCCTGCCAATGGTTTGTCAAAGAGTATCCTAAGAAGACATCCAAGAGGATGCAGAGGGCTCTGTACTTGTTTAAAATGTGCTTCATTTCACCTTCACGCGGAGAGGGCATTTGAGTTCTCCAAAAATCAGATGCAGGATGCTGAGGAAATCGCCCTTGATTTGATCAAGGAGCTGTCTCATGTACGAAATATGCTTGAGAAAGCTGCGCCTGACTCTAATGATAATCTCGTGTTATGCAACAATCAG GTGAATGAGGCTTGCAGGAAAGCATCACAAGCAGAAGAACTAGCAAAAGCTCACCTAAACCAAATGAAATATGACCTTAGCATTCACTGCAGAATCTCG GATGCAGACAGACCAAGAGTTACATTTGCTGATAATGTTTAA